In Erigeron canadensis isolate Cc75 chromosome 8, C_canadensis_v1, whole genome shotgun sequence, the DNA window atatatatgttttttacttttggcTTATCCAATAACATAAACCAAGATAATTGCATACACTTTTACAAGAGCACCTCAAATAAATAAAGacataataacatatatatgatttaatattaTAGGTATTCACTGCCCTTTAAAAACTCATTTTAGGTCAACAGTGCCATATATTGACAATTTGATATTTTCTCTGTCTCACTAAAAGtatcatgtttttaatttttaaagtctaacatgtataattttgaccttaaataacTTTATCTGTGTTAGAttatacttgatgaaagttatattatttgattgtgttttagacgAGTTTTTTAATGGTAcaacttttatcaagttttatataatacacacacaaaaaaaatttaaggttaaagtttaaacataaagactttgaatattcaaactACGACATTTCTAATGTGACGGATGGAGTAATTTTTAGCAAGGTTTTTGACCAGTAGTATAATGTTATGTATTTAGTAGGATTTTTGTCAAAATTTTATCAAAATGAAAGGTATAGAGCAAAAACCTTATCAAAATGTCAAAAAACTTgtcaaacagaaaaaaaaaataaaaaaaatggtgggGTTACAAGCTTGCATTTAGAGCAAAAAGAAGTCAATATTCACCACAATAGGCTAGATATGATGGATTGAAGTTGCCAATGCTATTTGCCAATTTTTGTCAAAAGAAAAGGTGCAACGGAGCCAATATGTCAATATTTACCGATGGAAAGAGTCGGCGCAAGGTAACGATTGAACCCTTGACCTTAAGAGCGTCACTTCAGATAAATCTCAACATGAAACTTTAATCCATTTTCATTACTGTATTTTAATTATCTGCATAACTCGTTTTAATCGTTTGAACTACAAATCATTGATATTATTgacttgaaaatgaaaatgaacacaagaaaaacacttgaaaaacCAACATGTATTAACATGTGACCACTCCAATTTTTACTGCGTGTCATCATTAATTACAGCCCACAATCCCCCCTCCCTCTCTCTCATATATAGTAGCCTGTACATTTCTGTACTTAGTATATATAGTCTGTATATATAACGCAGCCGGTCTGTAAAACTTGTCTCCCAAAACACCATCTCTGAAAAAGCCTGTCTCCCtctcacatatacatacaaaacgaatatatataaaatcttcaatatatatatacatccccatttttcatataattaaacacatacacaaaaaaaaagaaaaaagagtcaAATTAAAATGGCATCTGATTCTGGTAACGCCACCACCGAGCACCGCCGTGTAAAAGCCACCGGAAAAACCCAAAGCCACCACCTTTTGGCACCAACCCATCAAGAACAACATCCATGTCCACGATGTGATTCACCCAACACAAAATTCTGTTACTATAACAACTACAACTTCTCACAGCCACGTCACTTTTGTAAGTCTTGCCGCCGTTACTGGACTCACGGCGGCGCTCTCCGTGATGTTCCGGTTGGTGGTGGTACTCGTAAAAGACCGGCTAAACGTTTACGTATTTCAAATGATTCTGATGACTCTTCTACTCCTCCGGCGCCGGTGGTGGTGACGGCTACTACTCACATTGGTTCTAGTACGGCTCCGCCGGCGGTATTTGTTCCGTTCGCCGGAGTTCATGGTGGTGGGTTTACGACGGTTTTGAGTAATGGGCAAAGTTTGGGTGGGATTTTTGGATCTGGGATTGATCAGGATTTGAGTTTTGGGCTTGGGAGGACTATTTGGCCGTTTTCTGTTGTTGGTGACGGTGGCGTTGGTGGTAGCGCCGCCgtgagtggtggtggtggtgggaatGGGTGGCAGTTGGATAGTGGAGATGGcggcgatggtggtggtggagagtGTTTTGCCTTTCCAGAGCTAGCGATTTCGACACCCGGAAATGCCATGAAGTAGTCTATTTAGTACTATTATTAGTATATTGCTAGtgattagtattattatattattatattataatgtgATATAGGATATGttatattagttaattactATCACTAACTAATTTAGTAGTATGAGATTTTGGAAGTGACAAGAAAAGAAATCCTTAAGTTTAGTGTTGTTTAAATTCTAATGGTATGAAGTTTAACTTTGATTATAGAGGTGTCTATGtcgattttattttcttaatttgttcaGAAAATGTTAATTGTATCAATCGATTTGGTTTCAGAGCTAGATTTGCGAAATATAAACCGATACGAAAAGGCTTATAGCATAGCAGTAAGCAGTATATTCTTGATGACTAATCAAGCAAGAAATTGTAGGTTTAGATTGATGATGGACAAGTTATAAGACAAGACAATTGTTGTTTTGGTTACAAGTGTGTTTAATTCATTTACTATAAGTTTAATAATGTCCAACTTTGCATCTTTAATAATACAGATTATTGATATTATGCAAATAAGCAACCTTTGGATAATTGAATATGCAACTAGTAATTTAGCACCCATTCTGATAAAAGGCTTTGTGTATTTGACTATTTGTTAGGAAATTGGGATTTTCTGTTCATGCATAATTGATCTAAAAGGGAGAGGTGTAGTCGGTTATTTCTGGTAAATTGGTAAGTTTTTAGCCAATTACAAGATGACATGTGACAATGTTAAAAACTAACCAAAACTTACCAAAATTAAGGGTGTAGTTGAAAAAGTAACCGATCGGCTCATTTGACTATTTCTTCAACCTACCCCTACCACCCATTTGctcattcttcttcttcatctgaCATGTGGCCAAAACTAGCATAATTATTTATgagttaattgcataaaacgtccatgtggtttacacAGATTTGTGGTTTACATCCcttaaagatttttttagtggttttcgTCCCTAATTCAAGTTTTATTAGCAAATTACATCCTTTTGAGAAACGACGTCAATATCTCTCCGTTAAATGGCATCACGTGCCCCACATGTGAGGGCTTTTTCGTCTTTTCCTTACTCACAGGGACGTTTTATACAACTTAGTGTGCAAACCATATGGACGCTTTATGTAACTTAGTGTGCAAACCATAGGGACGCTTTATGCAAATAACttctttgttattattattatttttttttttcagttttatacttttttaaaagaattattaatgtaactaaatatgactaaatgtctatgttatttaaatatatagtatatgtatacatatcaTATAGTGAACCTTCATATCCCTGTTATTGAGTGTACCTGGATATGTAACAACCACATAAGCTCTCACTTTTTGATTAGTCGAGTACATCTAATACCCGAGATTTGAAGGTTCATTAAATATGACTAAATACCCCAACGTTCActagcatcggccaaaactagccaatGCACTTTGCCAAAACTTGTCGATTAAACTTGCCAAAAGTAGCCGATGCATATGCTATAGGGTTGCCAATGAGCCGATGCTTTATGCCGCTGTTTTTTGCCAATACACCTCTGCCCCTAGTGacccatataatttttcacTCGAGCCAAAAAGGACAATTGCTGaacaaaaaaaccaaatattcaACCGTATAAAACTGAAAGCAAACGAATTTCTGGAACGAGCCGAGCAATGTGTTTCGTCGGCATTATCGATTTGGGTCAAGAATCTGCATTTCCCAATATTCAAATCCAATCTATAAAATGATCTTAAGTTATTAATCTCATACAGCCAGTAAAAATGCTGCTAGCCAACTGATTTTACCCATAATTGACCCATCTCCATTATGCAGTTTCAACTTAGCAAACATACTACTTATAGAACCTCCATATTCAACTTTGATTATTGCTTCAGCGCTCAGTGATAAAAACAAATCAGCATATAAC includes these proteins:
- the LOC122609834 gene encoding dof zinc finger protein DOF3.4-like, with translation MASDSGNATTEHRRVKATGKTQSHHLLAPTHQEQHPCPRCDSPNTKFCYYNNYNFSQPRHFCKSCRRYWTHGGALRDVPVGGGTRKRPAKRLRISNDSDDSSTPPAPVVVTATTHIGSSTAPPAVFVPFAGVHGGGFTTVLSNGQSLGGIFGSGIDQDLSFGLGRTIWPFSVVGDGGVGGSAAVSGGGGGNGWQLDSGDGGDGGGGECFAFPELAISTPGNAMK